A window of Pusillimonas sp. T7-7 contains these coding sequences:
- the rplM gene encoding 50S ribosomal protein L13, whose product MKTFVAKPHEVKRDWYVIDAKGKVLGRVASEVAHRLRGKHKPEFTPHVDTGDYIVIINAADIVVTGNKSQDKKYYRHSGFPGGITETNFQKLQERFPGRAIQKAVKGMLPKGPLGYAMAKKLKVYAGAEHPHSAQQPKLLEI is encoded by the coding sequence ATGAAGACCTTTGTGGCCAAGCCGCATGAAGTCAAGCGTGACTGGTACGTGATTGACGCCAAGGGCAAAGTCCTCGGTCGTGTGGCCAGCGAAGTCGCACACCGTTTGCGCGGCAAGCACAAGCCAGAATTCACGCCCCACGTTGACACTGGCGATTACATCGTCATCATCAACGCTGCCGACATCGTTGTAACCGGTAATAAGTCGCAAGACAAAAAATACTATCGCCACTCGGGTTTCCCAGGCGGTATTACCGAGACCAACTTTCAGAAACTGCAAGAGCGTTTCCCCGGTCGCGCCATCCAGAAAGCCGTCAAAGGCATGCTGCCCAAGGGGCCGCTGGGTTACGCCATGGCCAAGAAGCTCAAGGTTTACGCAGGCGCCGAGCACCCTCACAGTGCTCAACAGCCCAAACTGCTGGAAATCTAA
- the rpsI gene encoding 30S ribosomal protein S9, with amino-acid sequence MIGNWNYGTGRRKTSVARVFLKKGSGKIVVNGKPVDEYFARETGRMVVRQPLELTNHLESFDFHVNVHGGGESGQAGAVRHGITRALIDYDETLKSSLKQAGFVTRDAREVERKKVGFHKARRRKQFSKR; translated from the coding sequence ATGATCGGTAATTGGAACTATGGAACTGGGCGCCGCAAAACGTCGGTCGCTCGTGTGTTCTTGAAAAAAGGATCGGGCAAGATCGTTGTCAACGGCAAGCCCGTCGATGAATACTTCGCTCGCGAAACCGGACGCATGGTCGTTCGTCAACCTCTAGAGCTCACCAACCACCTGGAATCGTTCGATTTTCATGTCAACGTTCACGGCGGCGGTGAAAGCGGCCAGGCCGGTGCGGTACGCCACGGCATTACCCGCGCGCTCATCGACTACGACGAAACGCTCAAGTCCTCGCTGAAGCAAGCTGGCTTCGTTACACGCGATGCCCGTGAAGTCGAACGTAAAAAAGTCGGTTTCCACAAAGCGCGTCGCCGCAAACAGTTCAGCAAGCGTTAA